Part of the Scrofimicrobium sp. R131 genome is shown below.
TGCGTCACCTGCAGGGTGAAGAGTGACAGCCCGACCGACTTGTCATAGGTGGCCGCCCCGAGCCAACCGACCCGGGTCCCGCCGGGTAGCGGCCATGCTGGGGGACACTGCCAGAACCGGATGTGGTGGCGCTGAGCCGGGTTCCCCTCGACCTCCTGTTGAAAGGCTAGGTCCTGCTGCCGGTTGAACAGCAGGAGTGGGCTGACCGGGGCCTGCGGGTAGGACTTCCGCGTCAGCGTGGACAGAGCGATGCCCAGGGAGGTTCGCAGGGTGATCGGGTCGGCCTTCACCCACCCGGCCCGGTGCATTGCGGCCTCCACCTGCGCTTCAGTGCCGTGAAAGGCCAGATTGACGGGGTCGCCCAGCAGTCCCTCGGTGGTGCGGGCGCGGCCGATGAAGTAGTCCGGGACATACAGGGTGGTGAGGACCCGGTGAATCCGGGGGAGCAGCAGGTAGGCCAGCGTGGCCCACAGGAGGATCAACCAGGCGAACACGGTCCAGTGAAACGAGTGAATGTTGGACAGCGAGACGACGAACAGCCAGCAGGAGGCGGCGGTGGCCAGCAGGAAGAATGCGCCGTCGGCGGCGGCGTTGAGCCGTTCCCAGCGGTGGGAAGTTCGGTGGATCGGTCGTGCCATGGTGCCTCCCCGCGGTCCAATTGAGGCCAGTATGGCATGCGGGAGCAGCCCCGGCTCGCGCTGGGCCGGCTCGCCACCCAAGCAAGGGGTTCCGGGCCACGCCACCTCCCGGCCCCGGCTCGGGAGCAATCTCACGAAGACGGCTCACATCACTATTAACCAACTGGGCGGGCGTCCCGTAAACTAGAGGACAGTGTCTGCATCCGCGGACTGCCCTAATTATCGAACTAGCTGGGAGACTAACCCCGTGAAGAGCACTGTTGAAAGCCTTGAGCCGACCCGCGTAAAGGTGACTGTCGAAGCTGACTATGACGAGCTGAAGCCGGATATGGATAAGGCCTACCGCGAGATCGCGCAGCAGGTTTCCATCCCGGGGTTCCGGAAGGGGCACGTCCCGCCGCGGATCATTGACCAGCGCTTTGGCCGCGGGGTCGTGATCGAGCAGGTCGTGAACGAGGTGCTGCCCGGGCTGTACTCGCGCGCGGTGATGGACAACGAACTGCGCCCGGTGTCCCAGCCGGACGTCGACGTGGTTGAGGTCCCGGCGGCCGAGGGTGAGCCCGGCGGACTGCTGAAGTTCACCGCCGAGGTCGACGTGGTTCCAGCGTTTGACGTGCCCGAGTTTGAAGGCCTGGAAGTGGAAGTCTCCCCGGTTGAGGTCGACGACGAGGCCGTCCAGGCTGAGCTCGACGAGCTGCGGGGCCGGTTCGCCACCCTGAAGAACCTGGAGCGGGCGGCTGAAGACGGCGACTACCTGACCCTGGACCTGGAAGCCAAGGTGGGCGACGAAGTGATCGACACCCTGTCCGAGGTGTCCTACGAGCTGGGCTCGGGCAACATGCTGGAAGGTCAGGATGAGGCACTGCGCGGCCAGGAGGCCGGGGCGGAAGTCACCTTCACCTCGACCGTTCGCGGCGGCGAGTACGCCGGCCAGGATGCCACCATCGAGGTCAAGGTCATCTCGGTCAAGGAGCGGGAACTGCCCGAGGCTGACGACGACTTTGCCCAGATGGTTTCCGAGTTTGATACGGCCGAGGAACTGCTGGCCGACCTGCGCGAGCAGGTGGCCCGCCGCGGTGTCTCGCAGCAGGCGCTGGAGGCCCGCGACAAGCTGCTGGCCCAGCTGCTGGAGCAGACCGAGATCCTGCTGCCCGAGTCCGCAATTGAGCACGAGCTGTCGCACCGGGTGGACGAGAACACCTCGGACGAGGACAAGCAGTCGATCCGTGAGGCTGTGGAGAACGACCTGCGTCAATCCATCTTCCTGGAGACCCTGGCGGAGAAGAGCGACGTTCAGGTTGGTCAGCAGGAACTCTTCGAGTTCATGATGCAGACCGCCCAGACCTTCGGCATGGATCCGGGACAGCTGTTCCAGGATCAGCGTCAGATCCAGAACATGATGGTGGAGCTGGCCCGGACCAAGGCACTGGTGGCGGTGCTGCGCGGCGCCACCGTCAAGGACACCAACGGCGAACTGGTTGACATCAGCGAGTTCACCGCGGATCCGGCCGAGGCGGAAGCCCCGAGCTTCGAAGAGCAGATTGAAGAAGTCACCGAAGAGGTGGCGGAAGAAGCCAAGGAAGACTAACCACGTACTTCCTGAGCGGGGCGGCCTTCGGGTCGCCCCGCTTTTGCGTTAGTGCCCAATTTGGATCGCGCCGGGCCTCACCGGGGGCTAGCTGCCCGGAGCCGGTGGTGGGGGCGGGTCCAGGTTGGGCGGGAAACCGAGGTCATGGCCAGGAGCTGCTCGGCCACGTTGCTGGTGGTGACCAGACAGGTGAGCAGCCCGGTCAGGGCCATCGAGTGCAGGGCGTTGGTCTTGTCCAGCCCGCCGGCCACCGCGATCACCTGAGTGGTGCGGGCGATCTGGTCGGGCTCAATTGAGATCCGGCGGTGATCCAGATCGGTGAGAACCTGGTGTCCCTCCGCGTCGAAGAACAGACCGCAAAAGTCGGCGGCCACGCCTTTTTCGTCCAGTTCCTGGGAGATTTCCGGGGCAAACTCTGACTCAAGCTGGGTCACCCGCGGTTGCCAGGAACCAATTGAGGACAGGGCGATGTCGAGCCGATCGTAGTAGGCAAACACGTTTTGGACGCTGGGTTCGCGGCGGAGGGCCCGCGCGGTGTTAACCGAGGCGGCGTACAGGGGCGCCAGCAGTGCCTTGGTTTCCGAGTGGGAGTTTTCCCTGATCCGGGCCGCCACCTCGATCGGTGAACGGGTGATGTCGTTGCCCACCACGCCGGTGAGCTGGACCAAAGTCACCCTTGGCAGCGGGTCCAGGTGATTGGCCACCGGGAGCAGAGTGCGGCCCCAGGCCAGCCCGATGATGTCATCTTTTTGGACTATTCGGCCGACATACTCGGCGGCGGCTTCGCCCAGGTGGTCCCGCTCAGTTTCGGCGATTGGGTCGGCATCCACCACAATTACCCGTTCCAACTGCAGGTGATTAGCCAGGGCTATTTCCAGGTCGTAGTAGGTGGACCTGGTCCGCCTGATGGTGATCTGGACAATGCCGCTGTCTCGCGCCTCTTCCAGCAGTCGTGCCACTTTGAAGCGCGACAAATTCAGGTCCTTACCGATTTCAGTCTTACTTTGATCTTCAACATAGAAGCGCTCGGCCACTTCGGCGAGTAGTTCAACTGAGTCTGCGGGCTGGATGCTCAATGGATTTCCTAACCGCCAGTTCATCTTGTGTTGGCCCAATAGTACCGTCGTTGGTCCCTCCATCGGGGCCAATTTGATTGCTCACATGAGCATACTACGTGACTTGATGCTCGAGTGAGAATGGTGTTACTGTGGTCTCAACTCAAACGAGCACTTCCAGCTCAATCGAGCAAAGGAGCCGATATGAAAACTCGCCGGGCTGTTCCACAGGAGCTTGGTGTCCTTGGGGTCGTCGTCCTAGTTGGAATCATCATGGGCAGCATTTCGCCCGAGTTCCGCACCGCCAGCAACATGAGCGTCCTGCTGCTGAACGGGGCGGTCGTCATGTTCTTGGCCCTCGGGCAAACCACCGTGCTGCTGACCGGCGGGATCGACCTGTCCGTCGGTTCCAACATTGCCCTCACCGGCATGATCGCGGCCATGTCAATGCAGGCGGGGGCACCCTGGTGGTTAGCCGCCATCTTCGCCATCCTGGGCGGGGTAGCCGTCGGTCTGTTCAACGGGGCCATGGTCTACTACGGGAAAATGCCCCCGTTCATCGTCACCTTCGCCACCTTCGGCATCGCTGCTTCGATTCCGAAGATTCTGACCAATGCTCGCTCGGTCACGGTAACCGACCCGATGTTCGCTTTCTTTGGTCGCGGGTCAGTCTTCGGGATCCCGATTCCGGTCATTATGGTGGTGGTGGCCGCCCTCATCATCGGCTTCATGCTGACCAAGACTCCGACCGGCGTGCACATCTACGCGGTTGGCGGCAACAAGGAGACCGCCCGGCTGGCGGGGATCAACATTGCTCGCACCACGATCCTGGTCTACGTCATCTCGGGGATCACCGCCGCCTTCGGAGGCATCATCACCGCCTCCCGTCTGATGGTGGGGTACCCAACCGCCGGGTCCGGAAACGAACAGTTCTACTCAATTGCTTCCTCCGTGGTGGGCGGCGTCAGCCTCTTCGGCGGAGTCGGCACTATCCTCGGCGCCTTTATCGGGTCCCTTCTGATCGCGGAAGTCTCCAACGGGATGAACGTGATCGGGGTGGAGTCCTACTGGCAGCCCCTCGTCATCGGCGCGATCATCCTGGTCGGCGTCCTCATCGACACCAATCGGCGGAACATTTCTCTCCGAAAGCTGTTCCGCCTGGGCGGAGCCAATGAACCAACCTCCCCCGGAAAGGAGGCGCTAGTTCACACTCTTGACCCCGACTAGTCACACTCACCTTCTACTTCACACACATTTCCTAAAGGAGGAAAAATGAAACGAGTTGGTTCGCTCTTCGGGCTGGCCCTGTCAGTTGGCGCCATCGCCCTGGCTGGCTGCTCCGCCGTGGATACCGGCGTCAGTAAGAGCACGGAGGAGTCAGGCCAATCTGGCAGCGACAGCGCCGCCAGTGCCCAGATTCCCGAATCCTGCAAGGAAGATGGCGCCCTCCTGGGGGTCCTGCTTCCCAACCAAACCAATCCCTACTACGTGGCGATGAAGCAGGGCTTCGAAGAAGCTGCTGCCGAAAACGGCATGAAGGCCGAAGTAGCCATTGCCGACGACGATGACGCTCAGCAGTTGGCCCAGGCCGAGGCCATGTTGCAGAAGAACCTGTGTGCGCTGGCGTTGAACCCGGTCAAGTCCGAGCCGGCGGCGGCCATCATCAAGGCGGCCAACGACGCGAACGTCCCGGTCTTCACCGTGAACGTGATCGCCGATCCCGATGCCCTCGCGGCTCAGGGAGCGCATATCATCCAGTACCTGGGTGCGGACAACAAGGCCGGTGGAGCCCAGGTGGCCGAGCAGGTGCTGGCTGACTTCGGCGCCGACGCGGAGATCAACGTGGGCTACGTGACCGAGCCCGACGAAGTTCCGGTGGTAATCCGGGACGAAGGGTTTGAGGAGGTGCTCTCGACCAACCCGAACGCCAAGGTGATCGCCAAGGTGGACGGCAACGTCAAGGCAGAGGACTCCCTCAACGTCACCACGGAAATGCTGCAGGGTAACCCGAGCATGAACGCGATCTTCGCCTCGACCGGTCCTGCCGCTCAGGGCGCCCTGGAAGCCGTCAAGGCCTCCGGCCGCGACGTGAAGGTGTACGGCTTCTGTGCACCCGAGCTCCCGCTGACCGATGCCTACCCGGGCTGTGCGGCGCAGGAGCCGGAAGACTACGGCCGCCGCGTCGTTGAGCAGATCCGCACCTACGTCGATGGCGGTTCGGTGGAGGCAGAGATTCTGCGTCCGCTGAAGATTTACGTCAACGGGGAAACCCCGGCCCCAGGAGAGGTTGGCTAACATGAACACCCTGAAGGATACCGACCCGAAGCCGGCGCTCCTGAGCGCCAGTGACATTCGCAAATCGTACGGCCCCAACCCGGTGTTGAAAGGCGTCTCTTTCAACCTGCATGCCGGGGAGATCGTTGGGTTCGTCGGCCACAACGGGGCGGGAAAATCCACTCTGTTGAAGGTCTTTGCCGGAGCTCACAAAGCTGACAGCGGTACGCTGAAGCTGGCCGGTCGGTCGGTATCCTTCAGCTCTCCTCAAGACGCCATTGCCGCCGGCGTCTCCACCGTCTACCAGGAGCTCTCGCTGCTACCCAACCTGACGGTGACCCAAAACGTCTGGCTGGGACGGGAACTGGCCGGACCGACCGGGCTGCGGACCGCCCAGATGCGGGCCGGGGCCCAGGAAATTGTCGAGCGCTTCGGCCTCGACGTTGACGTGGACAAGCTGGTGGGCGCCTACCCGGTGGCGACGCGCCAGCTGCTGGAAATCGCAATTGCGGTCTCCAAAGACACCAAGTGTCTGCTGCTGGACGAGCCAACCACCGCCCTTGAAGGCGAGCAGATCACCCACCTCCTGTCCTACCTGCGGAACCTGGCCGACACGGAGGGAATTGGGATTCTACTGGTCAACCACAAGCTGGACGAGCTCTACCAGGTGTGCGACCGGATTGTGGCCCTGATGGACGGGCGCCTTGTGATCGACGCCCCGACCGCCACCGCCAACCGCCGCGACGTGGTGGCAGCTATTGCCGGCCAGGACGCGGTCGACGTGACCGGCGAGAAAAAGCAGGTGGTGCTCGGGGAGCGGGTGCCCTGGTTTGGGGTTGAAGACCTGGTTAACGACACCCTGGGCGGAGTCTCGTTCGATGCCGCTCGCGGACGGGTCCTGGGAGTTTACGGCCTGGGCGGGTCCGGGCGCTCCGAGACGCTGCGGGCCATCGTGGGGGCCGACCGGGTCCGCCGGGGCCGGGTCCGGGTGGGCGACGAGAAGTTTGCGCCGACCACGCCGAGGGCCGCCATTCGTCGCGGCATCGCCTTCCTGACCGAGGAAAGAAAAACCGATGGGATCGTCCCGCAGCAAAACTCCGTCACCAACACGGCCCTGCCGGTGCTGGAACGCTTCACCAGTTGGGGAGTGCTCCGCAGCGGTGGCCTGGACAAGTACGTGAACCGGCTGCTGGAGTTCCTGGAACTGCGCGGCGATCCCCAGGCGCCAATCTCCTCCCTGTCCGGGGGGAACCAGCAGAAAGTTCTGCTGGCCAAGGTGCTGGCGCAAGAACCCAAAGTGCTGCTGCTGGACGAACCCACCAAAGGGGTCGACATCGGGGTCAAAACCGAGATTCACCAGATCCTGCGGGACCTGGCCCACACCGAGGACATGGTGGTGGTGATGGTGTCCTCGGAGGAGGAAGAGATCCTGGACGTTTCGGACGAGGTGATCGTCTTCGCCGGGGGCCGGGTGGTCTCTGACCCACTCCCGGTGGACGAACTGTCCGTCTCTAAACTGCGCCACCTCGCCTGGAGCGAGTAACCCAACAACCTGCTGCCTTCAAGGCAAACGAATAGGAACAACCATGCACTCCCCACAGTCGTTTGACAGTGCCGAATCGGCCGCGATCATTGAGGCCGGTCGCCAGGTGGTCAAAGCCGAAGCCGCCTCCGTGGCCGCCGTGGCCGCCGCCCTCGACCAGTCGTTCGTGGACGCGGTTCACCTGGTGCAATCGCGCCGAGGCAAAGTCATCACGGTCGGTTCGGGCACCTCGGCGACCGTGGCTCGGCGAACGGCCCACCTGCTCTCCGTTTCGGGGACGCCCGCCCTCTTCCTGCACGCGATGGATGCGCTTCACGGCAGCGTCGGGGCGATTGAGCCGGACGACCTGGTGATCGCGTTCTCAAAAGGAGGCGAGTCGGACGAGCTCAACCAGCTGTGCGCCCTGGTCCGCGAGCAGAACACCCAGATCATTGCGGTGACCGAGGCCCCCACCTCCACGTTCGCGTCGCTGGCCACCCTGGTTTGCGAACTGCACACCGGCGAGGGGGCCGACCCCGGCAACGTGTTGGCGATGGGCTCCACCCTGGTGTCCGGGGTCTGGGCCGACGCTCTGGCCCAGGTGCTGATGCGCCTGGCCCGCGAACCGTGGGAGCAGACCCTCAAACGTCACCCGGCCGGGGCGGTTGGCCACCGAAGCGAGGTGCCCGCCGAACTCGACCCGATCGAGTAGGGGCGGGTCGATGAAAACTCTGACCAGCGAACAGATGGGCGAGGTTGCCCGGGCGGCAATCGTCGCGGAGGCCGCGGCCGTGTCCCGGGTGGCCGACGTGGTCACCGACACCCTGCCCGAGGTGGTGGACCGGGTCCTGGCCACCGCCGGCAAAGTTCTCACCACGGGAAGCGGCACCTCCTCGCAAATCGCCCGCCGCCTCGCCCACCTGCTGTCCGTGTCGGGCACCCCGGCCCTGTTCATCCACTCCATGGACGCCCTGCACGGAACGGTTGGGGCGGTCCAGCCCGGTGACCTGCTGGTGGCCATCTCCAAGACCGGGGAGTCTGACGAGGTGCTGGGCCTGTGCCGGATGGTGCAGCAACTGGGCGTGGCCGTGATCGGATTGGGGGAGGACGCCTCGTCCACCCTGGCGCAGATCAGTGAGGTGTTCGTGTGTCTGGAGCCGGTGGAGGGGGCCGATCCCGGTCACACCCTGGCGATGGGCTCCACCCTGGCGGCCGGCGTTTGGGGCGACGCCCTCACCCGGGTGCTGATGGAAGTGAAAGAATGGGAGCTCGGGGACTCGCTCGCCCGGCACCCGGCCGGAGGGGTTGGGAAAGCGGCGCGCACCCAGCCAGAAAGTGGGTTCTGATGGCACTGGTTGCCGGCATCGATCTGTCCACCCAGTCCTGCACGGTTGAGCTGCGGGACGCCGACACGTTCGAGGTGGCCGGCCGGGCCCGAGTGGCGCTGCCGCCCACGTTTCCCCCGGTTTCCGAGCAGAACACCGAGGACTGGTGGGATGCCCTCAAAGCGGCGTTTCAGGACTTGGCCACCCACGTGGACCTGAGTCGGGTGGAGGCGGTGGCCGCCTCCGGCCAGTGTCACGGGTTGGTGGCCCTCGACCGGGATGGGCAGACAATTCGCCCGGTGAAACTGTGGAATGACACCACGGCCGGCCCCGAAATGCGCGAGCTGGTGGCCCAGTTCGGCCCGAACTTCTGGGTGGATCGGATCGGTTCGGTTCCCACCGCTGCCTTCACGGTGGCGAAGCTGGCCTGGCTGGTCGCGCACGAGCCGGAAACCATCGCCCGGATCGACAAGATTCTGCTGCCGCACGACTATTTGAACTGGCGCCTGACGGGGGAGTTCACCACCGATCGCTCGGAGGCTTCGGGAACCGGCTACTACGACTCGGTTCGAAACAAGTACGACTACGACCTGCTGAACTGCTGCTTCGGTCCGATCCTGAACTGGGCTGAGACCTTTCCGGTGGTGCGCGGACCCGAAGCGGGAGCCGGGCACGTGACCGAGGCGGCCGCTGCCGAGCTGGGCCTGCGTCCCGGCCTCCCGGTGGCCATCGGTGGGGGCGACCAGCACCTGGCCGCCCTGGGCCTTGGGCTGGCCGAAGGGGACGTGGTGTTCAGCCTGGGCACCTCCGGGGTGGTGTTCACCTCCACCTCGTCTCCCCTGACCGGGGGATCGCGGCGGGCCCAGGTGGACGGCGTGGCCAACACGACCGGAGGGTGGCTGCCCCTGGTCTGCACCCTCAACTGCACCAAGGTGACAAACTGGGCGGGCCAGATGCTGGGGGCCGACTTCGACACCATGAGCGAGCTGGCCCTGTCCGCCGACCTGCAGAGCCCCTCCCTGCCCATCTTTGCGGCATTCCTGGACGGGGAGCGGAGCCCCGCCCTGCCCGAAGCCACCGGGGTGCTGAGCCAACTCGACGGACGCACGACCCGGTCCGAGTTGGTGTCCGGCTTCTACCTGGGGGTCCTGTTCGGGTTACTCTCCGGCCTGGACGCGATCGCCGAGTCGGGGGTGCCCACCGGTGGGACCCTGGTGGCGGTCGGGGGTGGGGCCCGCTCGAAAGCCTACCTGCAGCTCCTGGCGGACCTGACCGGCCGGCCGGTGCAAACAATTTCCGAGCCGGAAGCAACCGCGCGGGGGGCCTCACTCCAGGCCCTGGCCCTGCTGCGCCGCCACCCGCTGGCGGAACTGGCCGCGCAACTGCGCCCGCAGGTGAGCTCACAAACCGAGCCCCGCCGGGGTGAGGCGGCCTGGCCCGGTTTCCGCGAACGCTACCGGCAGGTGGTGGGATTTGCCGCCCGCACCAGAAAGCTAAGCTAACCCGCAACCGAAGCGAACCGACCGACGCGCCCCCGCCTCGTCCACCCGAAAATGGGTCTGTGACCGGCGGGGGTTCCGGTCTGCGCCAACAGCGAAAACACGCCATTTTGGCCCCGCTGAGAACCCCGGAGCGTCTACCTTAATAGGTGGGAGCAAATGGGCGGCCGCAGAGTCGCCCAAAGCCGAACCACGAACCGATAAATCGGACCGGGAAGGAACTGGCAACTATGAGTCACCCTGAGGTCACCAGTCAAGACGTTCAGAATCCGTCCGGCCTGGGCGACAGCGTCTACCAGCGCCTCCTCAAGGAGCGGATCATTTGGCTGGGCGGTGAAGTCACCGACGACAGCGCCAATGCGGTCTGCGCGCAGCTGCTGCTACTGGCTGCTGAGAATCCAGATGAGGACATCTACCTGTACATCAACTCTCCGGGCGGCTCCGTCACCGCCGGGATGGCCATCTACGACACGATGCAGTATGTGAAGCCCGACGTGGCCACGGTCGGGATGGGCCTTGCGGCTTCGATGGGCCAGTTCCTGCTGACCGCAGGCTCGCCCGGAAAGCGTTTCATCACCCCCCACACCCGGGTGCTGATGCACCAGCCGTCCGGTGGGGCCGGCGGGTCGGCCACCGACATCCGAATCAACGCCGAGCTGATCCTGCACATGAAACGGGAGCTGGCCGAGATCATCGCCGAAGCCACCGGCAAGTCCGTTGAGCAAATCGACCGGGACTTTGACCGGGACAAGTGGTTCACCGCGCAGGAAGCGCTGGAGTACGGCTTCGTCGACCACCTGGTTTCCGGGCAGGCTGAAGTCTCCGAAAAGTCCAAGCAGGAAGAGGGCAACTAACCATGAACTCAACCAACGCCTACTTTGAGGCCATGGCGCGACAGCTGCCCGAAGCCCGCTATGTGTTCCCCTCGTTTGAAGAGCGGACCGCCTACGGCTACAAGCGGCAGGATCCCTACGCCAAGCTGTTCGAAGACCGGATTGTCTTCCTCGGGGTGCAGGTGGACGACGCCTCCGCGGACGACGTGATGGCGCAGCTGCTGGTGCTGGAAAGCATGGACCCGGACTCGCTGATCACCATGTACATCAACAGTCCTGGGGGTTCATTCACCGCCATGACCGCGATTTACGACACGATGCAGTACATTCGTCCGCAGATTCAGACCGTCTGCCTGGGGCAGGCCGCCTCCGCGGCGGCGGTGCTGCTGGCCGGTGGCTCACCGGGCAAGCGGTTGGCCCTGCCCAACGCGCGGGTGCTGATTCACCAGCCGGCCATGGACGGGGTGCGGGGCCAGGCCTCTGACATTCAGATTGTGGCCGACGAAATTGATCGGATGCGCGAATGGCTAGAGGACACTTTGGCCCGCCACTCCGGGATGGATGTGGAGCAGGTTCGCCGCGACATCGAGCGGGATAAGATCTTCACCGCAGACCAGGCCAAGGAGTACGGCCTGATCGACCAGGTGTTGGCTTCCCGGAAGATGGCCTAGGCAGCAGTTGCGGTCGGACCGGCAGGTGCGGAGCGTCTGCTCCCACTTGTCGGTCCGTTCCGATATCCTGACCCATGAGTGCAGCAATGGCGTAACACTAAAGGGGGATCTTCGTGAGCCGACTAGCTGAGGGCACCGATCTGCTCAAGTGCGCGTTTTGTGGCAAGTCACAGAAGCAGGTTCGCAAGCTCATCGGTGGGTCCGGGGTCTACATTTGCAACGAATGCGTTGACCTTTGCCGCGAGATCCTGGAAGAAGAGCTGGAAGAGCAGGTCATTCCCCGCCAAATCAGCCTGCCCAAGCCCAAAGAAATCAATGCGTTCCTGGATTCATGGGTGATCGGGCAGGATCAGGCCAAGAAGGCTCTTTCGGTCGCGGTTTACAACCACTACAAGCGGGTGCGCCACCGCGAAGCGGGCAACTCCGAAGAGATGGATGGGACCAAGTCCAACATCTTGCTGCTGGGTCCGACCGGCACCGGGAAGACCCACCTGGCTCGGTCCTTGGCCCGCCTGTTGGAGGTCCCGTTCTGCATTGTCGACGCCACCGCGTTGACGGAGGCCGGCTACGTCGGGGAAGACGTCGAGAACATCCTGTTGAAGCTGATCCAGGAGGCCGACGGCGACATCAAGAAGGCCGAGCGCGGCATCATTTACATCGACGAGATCGACAAGATTAGCCGCAAGGGTGAGAATGCTTCGATCACCCGGGACGTGTCCGGGGAAGGCGTTCAGCAGGCGCTGCTGAAAATCATCGAGGGGACGCGCGCCTCGGTTCCCCCGCAGGGCGGCCGGAAGCACCCGCACCAGCAGTTCCTGGAAATCGACACCTCCGGGATCCTGTTCATTGCGGCGGGGGCGTTCTCTGGGATTGAGGAGATCGTGCGCCAGCGGTTGGGTCGGCGCATCACCGGGTTTGGGACCGACCTGCAGGCGGCGGCTGAGGTGGAAGACTTTTACGCGGAGATCAACGCTGACGATCTGCACAAGTACGGGATGATTCCCGAGTTTATTGGGCGCCTCCCGGTGCTGACCTCCACCAGTGAACTGAGCGAAGAGGACCTGTCCCGGATCCTGACCGAGCCGAAGAACTCGCTGGTGGCCCAATATCAGCACCTGTTTGATTTGGACGAGGTGGAGCTGGAGTTCACCTCGGAGGCGCTGTCGGCGATGGCTCGGCTGGCGATGGCCCGCAAATCCGGGGCGCGTGGGCTGGCCTCAATCATTGAGCACACGCTGTCAGATTTGATGTTCGAGATCCCGTCGCGCCCCGAAGTGGAGCGGGTGGTGATCACCGGGGAAGCGGTGGAGGGGACGGCTGCTCCGCTTCTGTATGTGAACACGGCGAAGGAGAGCCGCTCCGCCTGAAGTACCCTGGAGTGAAACGGCTCACTGCGAGCCCACACACGGGGGAGGGAACTGGTGACAAGCACCGAAGAAACCATGGAAGCGCTGCTGCGTGAGCGCAGTGCCATCGACAACTTTGATGCGGCCCTGATCCATATCCTGGCTGAGCGGTTCCG
Proteins encoded:
- the clpX gene encoding ATP-dependent Clp protease ATP-binding subunit ClpX, with product MSRLAEGTDLLKCAFCGKSQKQVRKLIGGSGVYICNECVDLCREILEEELEEQVIPRQISLPKPKEINAFLDSWVIGQDQAKKALSVAVYNHYKRVRHREAGNSEEMDGTKSNILLLGPTGTGKTHLARSLARLLEVPFCIVDATALTEAGYVGEDVENILLKLIQEADGDIKKAERGIIYIDEIDKISRKGENASITRDVSGEGVQQALLKIIEGTRASVPPQGGRKHPHQQFLEIDTSGILFIAAGAFSGIEEIVRQRLGRRITGFGTDLQAAAEVEDFYAEINADDLHKYGMIPEFIGRLPVLTSTSELSEEDLSRILTEPKNSLVAQYQHLFDLDEVELEFTSEALSAMARLAMARKSGARGLASIIEHTLSDLMFEIPSRPEVERVVITGEAVEGTAAPLLYVNTAKESRSA
- a CDS encoding ATP-dependent Clp protease proteolytic subunit, yielding MNSTNAYFEAMARQLPEARYVFPSFEERTAYGYKRQDPYAKLFEDRIVFLGVQVDDASADDVMAQLLVLESMDPDSLITMYINSPGGSFTAMTAIYDTMQYIRPQIQTVCLGQAASAAAVLLAGGSPGKRLALPNARVLIHQPAMDGVRGQASDIQIVADEIDRMREWLEDTLARHSGMDVEQVRRDIERDKIFTADQAKEYGLIDQVLASRKMA
- a CDS encoding ATP-dependent Clp protease proteolytic subunit produces the protein MSHPEVTSQDVQNPSGLGDSVYQRLLKERIIWLGGEVTDDSANAVCAQLLLLAAENPDEDIYLYINSPGGSVTAGMAIYDTMQYVKPDVATVGMGLAASMGQFLLTAGSPGKRFITPHTRVLMHQPSGGAGGSATDIRINAELILHMKRELAEIIAEATGKSVEQIDRDFDRDKWFTAQEALEYGFVDHLVSGQAEVSEKSKQEEGN
- the xylB gene encoding xylulokinase encodes the protein MALVAGIDLSTQSCTVELRDADTFEVAGRARVALPPTFPPVSEQNTEDWWDALKAAFQDLATHVDLSRVEAVAASGQCHGLVALDRDGQTIRPVKLWNDTTAGPEMRELVAQFGPNFWVDRIGSVPTAAFTVAKLAWLVAHEPETIARIDKILLPHDYLNWRLTGEFTTDRSEASGTGYYDSVRNKYDYDLLNCCFGPILNWAETFPVVRGPEAGAGHVTEAAAAELGLRPGLPVAIGGGDQHLAALGLGLAEGDVVFSLGTSGVVFTSTSSPLTGGSRRAQVDGVANTTGGWLPLVCTLNCTKVTNWAGQMLGADFDTMSELALSADLQSPSLPIFAAFLDGERSPALPEATGVLSQLDGRTTRSELVSGFYLGVLFGLLSGLDAIAESGVPTGGTLVAVGGGARSKAYLQLLADLTGRPVQTISEPEATARGASLQALALLRRHPLAELAAQLRPQVSSQTEPRRGEAAWPGFRERYRQVVGFAARTRKLS